The following proteins come from a genomic window of Frankia casuarinae:
- a CDS encoding bifunctional FO biosynthesis protein CofGH — translation MMSTAATSSGAESSGAESSGAESSGAESSSPPSPSALRRALRRARDGATLDVVEATILLAARGDDLADLCRSAAGVRDAGLASIGRPGVVTYSPKVFIPLTRLCRDRCHYCTFATVPHRLPAPYLTVDEVLGIARAGAAAGCAEALFTLGDRPEDRWPAAREWLDAHGYDSTLGYLRAVAIAVLEETGLLPHLNPGVLSWVELARLKPVAPSMGMMLETTATRLWSEPGGAHYGSPDKDPAVRLRVLTDAGRLSIPFTTGLLLGIGETRTERAETIFELRGLARRYGSIQEVIVQNFRAKDDTAMRSAPDVGAEELAAAVAVTRLVLGPTMRVQAPPNLVDTVECALLLSAGIDDWGGVSPVTPDHVNPERPWPDLDVLAAVTAQAGFTLRPRLTVYPSHLGEPWIDPRLAGHVGALAGVDGLLADGVLPVGRPWQEPDGGLADTGRTDLHAAVDTVGRRSEKRADFDTVYGDWESLRAQVSAAGTGVDGVVGTGSRAIASRAGAAAGAGAMRRIDPDMLAALRHAGSDPAGITDAEALTLFGADGAALEELCALADGLRRDVVGEDVTYVVNRNINFTNVCYTGCRFCAFAQRRGDADAYTLSLDEVGSRAAQAWAVGATEVCVQGGIHPDLPGAAYFDLAREIKRQAPGLHLHAYSPMEVLNGVTRTGLSIGDWLTAAREAGVDTIPGTAAEILDDDVRWVLTKGKLPAASWVEVVTTAHRVGLRSSATMMYGHVDTPAHWVAHLRLLRRIQDSTGGFTEFVALPFVHHSSPIYLAGVARPGPTRQENRAVHAMARILLHGSIDNIQCSWVKLGVEGCRAVLTGGANDIGGTLMEETISRMAGSQHGSRRSVAELEEVAAGAGRPARQRTTTYGRIPDERFRAARGRTVRAMLPVVS, via the coding sequence ATGATGAGTACGGCGGCGACATCCAGCGGTGCCGAATCCAGCGGTGCCGAATCCAGCGGTGCCGAATCCAGCGGTGCCGAATCCAGTTCCCCACCGTCCCCGTCGGCGCTACGCCGGGCGCTGCGCCGGGCCCGGGACGGCGCCACGCTCGACGTGGTAGAGGCCACCATTCTGCTGGCCGCGCGCGGCGATGACCTCGCGGACCTGTGCCGCTCGGCGGCCGGGGTCCGCGACGCGGGTCTGGCGTCGATCGGGCGGCCGGGTGTCGTCACCTACTCGCCGAAGGTGTTCATCCCGTTGACCCGGTTGTGCCGGGACCGCTGCCACTACTGCACCTTCGCCACCGTGCCGCACCGGTTGCCCGCCCCCTACCTCACGGTGGACGAGGTGCTCGGCATCGCCCGGGCGGGCGCCGCGGCGGGCTGCGCCGAGGCGCTGTTCACGCTTGGTGATCGTCCCGAGGATCGGTGGCCGGCGGCCCGGGAATGGCTCGACGCCCACGGCTACGACTCGACGCTGGGTTACCTGCGTGCCGTCGCGATCGCCGTGCTGGAGGAGACCGGTCTGCTTCCGCACCTCAACCCGGGTGTACTGAGCTGGGTGGAACTCGCCCGGCTCAAGCCGGTGGCCCCGTCGATGGGGATGATGCTGGAGACGACCGCGACCCGCCTGTGGTCGGAGCCGGGCGGGGCGCACTACGGATCACCCGACAAGGACCCGGCCGTCCGCCTGCGGGTCCTCACCGACGCCGGGCGGTTGTCGATCCCGTTCACGACCGGCCTGCTGCTCGGCATCGGGGAGACCCGGACGGAGCGGGCCGAGACGATCTTCGAGCTTCGAGGTCTGGCCCGCCGCTATGGGTCGATCCAGGAGGTGATCGTCCAGAATTTCCGCGCCAAGGACGACACCGCGATGCGCTCCGCGCCCGACGTCGGTGCCGAGGAGTTGGCCGCGGCCGTCGCGGTCACCCGGCTGGTGCTGGGCCCCACGATGCGGGTGCAGGCTCCGCCGAACCTCGTTGACACCGTGGAGTGCGCCCTGCTGCTTTCGGCCGGCATCGACGACTGGGGCGGCGTCTCCCCGGTCACCCCCGACCACGTCAACCCCGAGCGGCCCTGGCCGGACCTGGACGTCCTGGCGGCCGTGACGGCGCAGGCCGGGTTCACGCTGCGGCCCCGGCTCACCGTCTACCCCTCCCATCTCGGTGAACCGTGGATCGACCCGCGCCTGGCCGGACACGTCGGGGCGTTGGCCGGCGTGGACGGCCTGCTCGCCGACGGCGTGCTCCCGGTCGGCCGCCCCTGGCAGGAGCCCGACGGCGGACTCGCTGACACCGGCCGCACCGATCTGCACGCCGCGGTCGACACGGTCGGGCGCCGCAGCGAGAAACGGGCGGACTTCGACACGGTCTACGGTGACTGGGAGTCGCTTCGGGCACAGGTCAGCGCGGCCGGGACGGGGGTTGACGGAGTCGTCGGCACGGGCAGCCGGGCCATCGCGAGCCGGGCCGGCGCGGCTGCCGGTGCCGGTGCCATGCGGCGGATCGACCCCGACATGCTCGCCGCCCTGCGCCACGCCGGGTCCGATCCGGCCGGGATCACCGACGCCGAGGCGCTGACCCTGTTCGGCGCGGACGGCGCCGCCCTGGAGGAGCTCTGCGCGCTCGCGGACGGATTGCGCCGCGACGTCGTGGGCGAGGACGTCACCTACGTCGTCAACCGCAACATCAACTTCACCAATGTCTGCTACACCGGATGCCGGTTCTGCGCGTTCGCGCAACGCCGTGGGGACGCCGACGCCTACACGCTGTCCTTGGACGAGGTGGGCAGCCGGGCGGCGCAGGCCTGGGCGGTCGGCGCGACCGAGGTCTGCGTCCAGGGCGGGATCCATCCCGATCTACCGGGCGCCGCGTACTTCGATCTTGCCCGTGAGATCAAGCGGCAGGCGCCGGGGTTGCATCTGCACGCCTACTCGCCGATGGAGGTTCTCAACGGCGTCACCCGCACCGGCCTGTCGATCGGCGACTGGCTCACCGCGGCCCGTGAGGCCGGCGTCGACACGATCCCCGGCACCGCGGCGGAGATCCTCGACGACGATGTCCGTTGGGTGCTGACGAAGGGCAAGCTGCCCGCGGCGAGCTGGGTCGAGGTGGTGACCACCGCGCACCGGGTCGGCCTGCGCTCCTCGGCCACGATGATGTACGGGCACGTGGACACCCCCGCACACTGGGTGGCCCATCTGCGCCTGCTACGGCGCATCCAGGACTCCACCGGCGGCTTCACCGAGTTCGTGGCCCTCCCCTTCGTCCATCACAGCTCGCCGATCTACCTGGCCGGTGTCGCTCGTCCCGGCCCCACCCGCCAGGAGAACCGGGCTGTGCACGCGATGGCGCGCATTCTGCTGCACGGCTCGATCGACAACATCCAGTGCTCCTGGGTCAAGCTCGGGGTGGAGGGCTGTCGGGCCGTGCTCACCGGTGGGGCGAACGACATCGGCGGCACGCTGATGGAGGAGACGATCAGTCGGATGGCCGGCTCGCAGCACGGCTCGCGGCGCTCCGTGGCCGAACTCGAGGAGGTGGCCGCGGGGGCGGGTCGTCCCGCTCGGCAACGCACCACCACGTATGGCCGGATCCCTGACGAGCGCTTTCGCGCTGCCCGGGGCCGCACCGTCCGGGCCATGCTGCCGGTGGTGTCCTGA
- a CDS encoding WhiB family transcriptional regulator, producing the protein MEHADAGVHTVLADVERPAEHDPFADHPERVLTERHTRATSETVPRARVPATAAPALPELTGRSVAEGTDLVEDIQDDSVEDIDDVDDVDEADEADEADEADEADEAETEDLEDLGGSAGRSALAQVIDLGMGDLLGEAMEWQERALCAQTDPEAFFPEKGGSTREAKRICSGCEVRAECLEYALENDERFGIWGGMSERERRKQRRRAV; encoded by the coding sequence ATGGAGCACGCCGACGCGGGCGTCCACACTGTCCTCGCGGACGTCGAGCGTCCCGCTGAGCATGACCCGTTCGCTGATCACCCTGAGCGGGTGCTCACCGAACGGCACACCCGGGCCACATCCGAAACGGTCCCGCGGGCGCGGGTGCCGGCCACGGCCGCTCCCGCCCTCCCCGAGTTGACCGGTCGGTCCGTCGCCGAGGGCACCGACCTCGTCGAGGACATCCAGGACGATTCCGTCGAGGACATCGACGATGTCGACGATGTCGACGAGGCTGACGAGGCTGACGAGGCTGACGAGGCTGACGAGGCTGACGAGGCCGAGACCGAGGACTTGGAGGATCTTGGTGGATCGGCCGGGAGGTCCGCCCTCGCCCAGGTGATCGATCTGGGGATGGGGGACCTTCTCGGCGAGGCGATGGAGTGGCAGGAACGCGCGCTGTGCGCGCAGACCGATCCCGAGGCGTTCTTCCCGGAGAAGGGCGGCTCGACCCGCGAGGCCAAGCGCATCTGCTCGGGCTGTGAGGTCCGGGCCGAGTGCCTGGAGTACGCGCTGGAGAACGACGAGCGGTTCGGGATCTGGGGCGGCATGTCCGAGCGGGAGAGGCGCAAGCAGCGACGCCGAGCGGTCTGA
- a CDS encoding DUF5719 family protein, translating to MTGDPGRSQAATVAAVTVADDAGPPVVAVCVLGRGGGGPDVAAQVRAALRAQTRPPDRVVEVRLGGGGCVPRQRASPLDGEGRLPSADHPVDPGTDGADAQAGDPVAEPLVVEVPSATPFGAAVAVGLARLGNPPEHGFVWLLDDTAIPTPGALHTLLAYARLDRGAAVLGPKLLARAPESAPPAEFVPPAGAGGSAGPAGARSRPVTRPRVVEAGVSVDRAGRRHPGIRPDYDDHGQCDGVRDVLAVACSGMLVRAVVWRLLGGLDPELDGGHDIDLGWRVARAGLRVVVVPSATVTVTSASAFSGGPAFPRASADRAGVLRVRLANTATVLFPAMVVALLVGTVVRTLGLLLRGRRRAALAELTLAGTVLGRPWQLRRMRRRAARTWAVPHRAVRPLFPARLPWRRGAGADDLLDRAGAAEDVADTTLMVTGPRPDVHPRRPAWPPTTLAALLGAVGLLAMRGMPADMLGGGLPLPAGSRNLWSAVWSGWAGAPDGPLSGPRPAPPFTALLAAAATLLGGRPAPAAWILLAAGPALAGLSVYRALARLGPHPIARFGLAAGYGLNPVMTGSVLAGRTDTVGAVIGLPLVLAAADAVLRDRRDGSGFGVGGAPGRPVWTLAICLVGFIACAPSTLAIAWAGLVVVAFLTARSRLPGMIVALLATIIPVLPDLRVDPVAVLTESAITLARLPQYSLALLAGADSGPRADVAGFVGGCLACWLFGRLAGRERGRRRRTAVLVVLPVTLLLLVGPLILAARFLAVDVARPGDTTGANPAGVEGSALAHAVAAVTRAAGPGARVLVLHQPASARTIRYTLASASGPTFPEAGARTPRRSGRFLADMVADLATNGGRAAGWLPLLGVTSVAVPTVDSASQLVARLDATPSLIRDRPRPGAILWRPAVAARGATALGEPGGAGAPRPDASGWAGGPLAWVMESDRADRREPVARHSAPAATRPTTRPIGTAPGVPPLLSAPLPPAPSSVRRLASGERLPALAARSGPARCLVLAVPADAGWHAWLEGRPLAPFRAWGWAAGFQLPPDGGRLRIDHDRTSPHRAVVGQAAALAALVLLGIPVMLGIPVMRSRRMAPPAATQPGRVGKVERPSYQRPSCHVVVVSRTVVSRTVLPLAVLGLLGLTGAFLAGTGTGTSTSTSTSTGAGKGRIWPLSGAMLACPDLTLVAPDPDGPGGRARSLGLDVAAGGGPTGRVRVSTVGSEVPTKGLGLRMDARGRRHLDLPRPSESSAVTGVAGSRGSILVTAQGASAGGLSATVTARDKDGVGSMDGVGPIQARCEPSRARVWFTGPSTVAGRDPVVIWSNLADEPALINVRVLSDGPATSPQDITVPPEHAVIRRLASLAPEATATALDVQVRSGRVLTWVADRPSAGRTDSVPGTDRAGRADPVSLVPSTSAPARRLLLGGVVVPAGSASSTAHLVLAAPLREATVRITVLTGTGRHTPIGLEAVVVPATGAITTPVPLPAGAASAVLVESADDAPVLAGLAAPSGRAGERSTGSAGGSTWVGATSLDPPLDPRGLDAYGQAVGLSGPTGLAAGAGSAPDAVVSLPPVPPGATGVVVLAAPAGAVTAWIDGELVRVRPGTVATARMPIGRAGGRLVAVGGPLEATAVIGPPPGTPGEGRVSGDPPRGPTPSGSSGSTGSASSTAASSTAASSTFGMPKPVMPRSISTVVPLWGASRLLDAPVSIEDPTVLYQRG from the coding sequence ATGACGGGCGATCCGGGCAGGTCACAGGCGGCCACGGTCGCCGCGGTGACCGTGGCCGATGACGCGGGGCCGCCGGTCGTCGCGGTCTGCGTGCTCGGTCGAGGGGGTGGTGGACCCGACGTTGCCGCCCAGGTCCGGGCCGCCCTGCGTGCCCAGACCAGACCGCCGGACCGGGTCGTCGAGGTGCGGCTCGGTGGCGGGGGATGCGTTCCCCGGCAACGCGCGTCTCCCCTGGACGGGGAGGGTCGCCTCCCGTCCGCCGACCATCCCGTCGACCCGGGCACCGACGGCGCGGATGCTCAGGCCGGTGACCCGGTCGCCGAGCCCCTCGTCGTAGAGGTGCCGTCCGCCACACCGTTCGGCGCCGCCGTAGCCGTGGGGCTGGCTCGGCTGGGGAACCCACCGGAGCACGGATTCGTCTGGCTCCTCGACGACACCGCGATCCCCACCCCGGGCGCGTTGCACACCCTGCTGGCCTACGCCCGGCTGGACCGGGGCGCCGCCGTCCTCGGCCCCAAACTGCTCGCCCGCGCTCCGGAATCCGCCCCACCCGCCGAATTCGTCCCACCCGCCGGAGCGGGCGGTTCCGCTGGACCGGCAGGTGCGCGGTCCCGGCCGGTGACGAGACCCCGGGTGGTTGAAGCCGGGGTGAGCGTCGACCGGGCCGGGCGACGGCATCCCGGAATTCGCCCGGACTATGATGATCATGGACAGTGTGACGGGGTACGTGACGTCCTCGCCGTCGCGTGTTCGGGCATGCTCGTGCGGGCGGTGGTCTGGCGACTGCTGGGTGGACTCGACCCCGAGCTCGATGGTGGTCATGACATCGATCTCGGCTGGCGGGTGGCCCGTGCCGGCCTACGGGTCGTCGTCGTCCCGTCGGCCACGGTGACCGTGACCTCGGCCTCAGCCTTTTCCGGGGGGCCGGCCTTCCCCAGGGCATCGGCCGACCGCGCGGGGGTTCTACGGGTCCGGCTGGCGAACACGGCGACGGTGCTGTTTCCGGCGATGGTGGTCGCCCTGCTCGTCGGAACGGTCGTGCGCACCCTCGGCCTGCTCCTGCGCGGCCGACGCCGGGCGGCGCTCGCCGAGCTCACGCTCGCCGGTACCGTGCTGGGGCGGCCATGGCAGCTGCGCCGGATGCGTCGGCGCGCCGCCCGCACGTGGGCGGTGCCGCATCGGGCCGTCCGCCCGTTGTTCCCGGCCCGCCTGCCGTGGCGGCGCGGAGCCGGCGCCGATGATCTCCTTGATCGGGCCGGAGCCGCCGAAGACGTCGCCGACACCACCTTGATGGTCACCGGGCCCAGACCGGATGTGCACCCGCGCCGGCCGGCCTGGCCGCCGACGACCCTGGCGGCCCTGCTGGGTGCCGTCGGGCTCCTGGCCATGCGGGGGATGCCGGCGGACATGCTCGGCGGGGGCCTGCCGCTCCCGGCAGGCAGCCGGAACCTGTGGTCGGCCGTGTGGTCTGGATGGGCGGGGGCGCCCGATGGACCTCTGAGTGGTCCTAGGCCGGCACCCCCTTTCACCGCGCTGCTCGCCGCGGCAGCCACTCTGCTGGGGGGGAGGCCGGCGCCGGCCGCTTGGATCCTGCTGGCGGCCGGCCCGGCGCTCGCGGGCCTGAGCGTCTACCGGGCCCTCGCCCGGCTGGGACCACATCCGATCGCCCGGTTCGGGCTCGCCGCCGGCTACGGGTTGAACCCGGTGATGACCGGGTCGGTCCTCGCCGGCCGCACCGACACCGTGGGCGCGGTGATCGGCCTTCCCCTGGTGCTCGCCGCCGCCGACGCGGTCCTGCGGGACCGGCGGGACGGCTCCGGCTTTGGCGTCGGTGGGGCGCCGGGCCGGCCGGTGTGGACGCTCGCGATCTGTCTGGTCGGGTTCATCGCCTGCGCCCCGTCGACGCTGGCCATCGCCTGGGCGGGCCTGGTCGTCGTCGCGTTCCTGACCGCGCGGTCCAGGCTGCCCGGTATGATCGTCGCTCTGCTCGCGACGATCATACCGGTGCTTCCGGACCTGCGGGTGGATCCCGTCGCTGTCCTCACCGAATCGGCGATCACCCTGGCCCGGTTGCCCCAGTACTCCCTGGCCCTGCTGGCCGGTGCGGACAGCGGACCCAGGGCCGATGTGGCCGGCTTCGTCGGTGGATGTCTGGCCTGCTGGTTGTTCGGCCGCCTCGCGGGCCGGGAGCGGGGCCGCCGGCGGCGCACGGCCGTGCTGGTGGTCCTTCCCGTGACGCTGCTCCTCCTCGTCGGGCCGCTGATCCTTGCCGCCCGCTTCCTGGCCGTGGACGTGGCCCGGCCCGGCGACACCACAGGGGCGAACCCGGCCGGCGTCGAGGGGTCCGCCCTCGCCCACGCGGTCGCGGCCGTGACCCGCGCCGCCGGGCCGGGTGCCCGCGTCCTCGTCCTGCACCAACCGGCCTCGGCCAGAACGATCCGGTACACCCTGGCCTCCGCGTCCGGGCCGACGTTTCCCGAGGCCGGCGCCCGCACCCCGCGGCGGTCCGGCCGGTTCCTCGCCGACATGGTCGCGGACCTCGCCACCAACGGTGGCCGGGCAGCCGGCTGGCTCCCGCTTCTGGGCGTGACATCGGTCGCTGTACCTACGGTCGACTCGGCCTCTCAGCTCGTCGCCCGCCTGGACGCGACGCCGTCCTTGATCCGGGATCGTCCCCGCCCGGGGGCGATCCTCTGGCGCCCCGCCGTTGCGGCCCGTGGTGCGACGGCCTTGGGAGAGCCCGGTGGGGCCGGCGCGCCGCGACCGGACGCATCCGGGTGGGCGGGCGGACCCCTGGCCTGGGTGATGGAGTCCGATCGGGCCGATCGTCGTGAGCCGGTGGCGCGGCACTCCGCTCCCGCGGCGACGAGGCCGACAACCCGCCCGATCGGTACGGCGCCGGGTGTTCCTCCCCTCCTCTCGGCGCCGCTGCCGCCAGCGCCCTCCTCGGTACGTCGGTTGGCCTCCGGCGAGCGGTTGCCCGCCCTCGCAGCCCGGTCCGGCCCGGCACGCTGCCTGGTGCTCGCCGTGCCGGCGGATGCCGGATGGCACGCGTGGCTGGAAGGCCGGCCGCTGGCTCCGTTCCGGGCGTGGGGCTGGGCAGCCGGATTCCAACTGCCGCCCGACGGCGGTCGGCTCCGCATCGACCACGACCGGACTTCACCCCACCGGGCAGTGGTGGGCCAGGCTGCGGCACTCGCCGCGCTCGTCCTGCTGGGAATCCCGGTCATGCTGGGAATCCCGGTCATGCGGTCGCGGCGGATGGCTCCCCCGGCTGCGACGCAGCCGGGGCGGGTCGGGAAGGTCGAACGGCCGTCATACCAGCGGCCGTCGTGTCACGTCGTGGTCGTTTCGCGGACGGTCGTTTCGCGGACGGTGCTGCCGCTGGCGGTCCTCGGACTGCTCGGGCTGACCGGGGCGTTCCTCGCCGGCACCGGCACCGGCACCAGCACCAGCACCAGCACCAGCACCGGTGCCGGGAAGGGACGGATCTGGCCGCTGTCAGGCGCCATGCTGGCCTGCCCGGACCTGACGCTGGTGGCACCCGATCCGGACGGGCCGGGCGGGCGGGCCCGTTCGCTCGGCCTGGACGTGGCCGCCGGCGGTGGACCGACGGGCCGGGTGCGGGTGTCCACGGTGGGGTCCGAGGTTCCAACCAAAGGGCTTGGACTACGGATGGACGCCCGTGGTCGACGTCACCTGGACCTTCCGCGGCCCTCGGAGAGCAGCGCCGTCACCGGCGTGGCGGGCAGCCGCGGATCGATCCTGGTGACCGCCCAGGGTGCGTCCGCCGGGGGACTGTCGGCCACCGTGACGGCCCGGGACAAAGACGGCGTCGGGTCAATGGACGGCGTCGGGCCGATTCAGGCGCGTTGCGAGCCGTCCCGGGCCCGGGTCTGGTTCACCGGACCATCGACCGTGGCCGGTCGGGATCCGGTGGTGATCTGGTCGAATCTGGCAGATGAACCGGCCCTGATCAACGTGCGGGTGCTTTCCGACGGACCGGCGACGTCGCCGCAGGACATCACCGTGCCCCCGGAGCACGCGGTGATCCGGCGACTCGCCTCCCTCGCACCGGAGGCCACCGCGACCGCGCTCGACGTCCAGGTGCGCTCCGGCCGGGTTCTCACCTGGGTCGCGGACCGGCCCAGCGCGGGGCGTACGGACTCGGTGCCGGGGACGGACCGGGCGGGGCGTGCGGATCCGGTGAGCCTTGTCCCGAGCACCTCCGCCCCGGCCCGGCGTCTCCTGCTTGGCGGGGTCGTCGTCCCGGCGGGGTCAGCGTCCTCGACGGCGCACCTGGTGCTCGCCGCACCGTTGCGGGAGGCCACGGTGCGCATCACGGTCCTCACGGGTACGGGTCGGCACACGCCGATCGGCCTGGAGGCCGTCGTCGTGCCCGCCACGGGTGCGATCACCACGCCCGTGCCGCTGCCGGCGGGCGCCGCCTCGGCGGTCCTGGTCGAATCGGCCGATGACGCACCGGTGCTCGCCGGACTGGCCGCACCGTCGGGCCGGGCGGGAGAGCGGTCGACCGGCTCGGCCGGCGGATCCACCTGGGTCGGCGCCACCAGCCTTGATCCTCCGCTCGACCCGCGCGGGCTCGACGCGTACGGCCAGGCGGTCGGCCTCTCCGGGCCGACGGGGCTGGCCGCCGGGGCGGGATCCGCGCCGGACGCGGTCGTCTCCCTCCCACCGGTGCCGCCCGGCGCGACCGGCGTCGTCGTGCTCGCAGCTCCGGCGGGAGCGGTCACGGCGTGGATCGACGGCGAGCTGGTACGGGTACGGCCGGGCACCGTCGCGACTGCCCGCATGCCGATCGGACGGGCCGGTGGACGGCTTGTCGCGGTCGGCGGCCCGCTGGAGGCCACCGCCGTGATCGGCCCTCCCCCCGGTACGCCGGGGGAGGGCCGGGTATCCGGGGATCCGCCCCGTGGGCCTACCCCCTCCGGTTCCTCCGGCTCCACCGGCTCCGCGTCGTCGACCGCCGCGTCGTCGACCGCCGCGTCGTCGACCTTCGGGATGCCCAAGCCCGTGATGCCGCGGAGCATCTCCACCGTCGTTCCGTTGTGGGGGGCGTCGAGGCTCCTCGACGCTCCGGTCTCCATCGAGGATCCCACCGTCCTGTATCAGCGCGGCTAG
- a CDS encoding type I phosphomannose isomerase catalytic subunit, with protein sequence MTTRNEPARATASGARVLPLHGQAQSYAWGSPTAIPNLLGAAATGEPVAELWLGTHPVATALAEDDGIRRPATDLVGQLPFLLKVLAAEKALSLQVHPDLAQARAGFDADDAAGLGLGDPRRRYRDRNHKPELIVALSPFRALAGMRDPGRTLAIVARLGSPALTAAFRPLADDPSGGAAQVLRSLLTMPREPARDLVRGLVATARRLAAGPYGAAAPTAPGPPSAETDDTATDGAAVDGAEADDVARAADLIGLLAAAHPGDVGIAAALLLNDVTLRPGEGLFQPARLLHAYVSGLGIEIMAASDNVLRGGLTPKHIDVDELLRILDPTPSAAPILMPRTLAVSSGGLLRGWDVPVGDFALTEAICTGGALDVGRPMLLLAIEGAVRVTGTADDGTTVAPVELRGGRSALLAGSAALTLTGTGRVFLAASGR encoded by the coding sequence GTGACCACCAGGAACGAGCCCGCTCGGGCGACGGCATCCGGCGCCCGGGTCCTGCCACTGCACGGTCAGGCGCAGTCGTACGCCTGGGGGTCCCCAACCGCGATTCCGAACCTGCTCGGGGCGGCCGCGACCGGTGAGCCGGTCGCGGAGCTGTGGCTCGGCACCCATCCGGTGGCGACGGCCCTCGCCGAGGACGACGGCATCCGCCGTCCGGCCACCGACCTCGTCGGTCAGCTGCCGTTTCTGCTCAAGGTGCTGGCCGCCGAGAAGGCGCTGTCGCTGCAGGTGCACCCGGACCTGGCGCAGGCCCGGGCCGGCTTCGACGCGGACGACGCGGCCGGTCTCGGCTTGGGCGATCCACGTCGACGTTACCGTGACCGGAATCACAAGCCCGAACTGATCGTCGCGCTGTCCCCGTTTCGGGCTCTCGCCGGCATGCGTGATCCCGGCCGGACCCTCGCCATCGTCGCCCGGCTGGGCTCACCGGCCCTCACCGCCGCCTTCCGACCACTGGCCGACGATCCCTCGGGCGGCGCCGCACAGGTGCTCCGCTCCCTGCTGACCATGCCGCGCGAACCCGCCCGTGACCTCGTTCGCGGCCTCGTAGCGACGGCCCGCCGGCTCGCCGCCGGCCCGTACGGCGCGGCAGCGCCGACGGCGCCGGGGCCGCCCAGCGCCGAAACGGACGACACGGCGACGGACGGGGCCGCGGTGGACGGCGCCGAAGCCGATGACGTCGCGCGGGCGGCCGATCTGATCGGTCTGCTCGCGGCCGCGCACCCGGGCGACGTCGGGATCGCGGCCGCCCTGTTGCTGAACGACGTCACCCTGCGCCCCGGGGAGGGGCTCTTCCAGCCCGCGCGGCTGCTCCACGCCTACGTCTCCGGCCTGGGTATCGAGATCATGGCGGCCTCGGACAACGTGCTGCGCGGCGGGCTCACCCCCAAGCACATCGATGTCGACGAGCTCCTACGCATCCTCGATCCCACTCCGAGCGCGGCACCGATCCTCATGCCCCGTACCCTCGCGGTCTCCTCCGGTGGTCTGCTCCGCGGCTGGGATGTCCCCGTCGGGGACTTCGCCCTCACCGAGGCGATCTGCACCGGGGGTGCCCTGGACGTGGGACGGCCCATGCTGCTGCTGGCCATCGAGGGTGCGGTCCGGGTGACCGGCACCGCCGACGACGGGACGACCGTCGCCCCGGTGGAGTTGCGCGGGGGCCGGTCCGCCCTGCTGGCCGGATCCGCCGCGTTGACCCTCACCGGCACCGGTCGGGTCTTTCTCGCCGCTTCCGGCCGCTGA
- a CDS encoding metallopeptidase family protein, translated as MRGTLLPPDVPAYATRGDRFDDLVLDAVEHLDHRWSTELADVEFAVEDVPPVAVTDDEIPLAHYQPAGGKGRSGTPRRIVVYRRPIEARAVDSEDLAELVLDAIIHEMAEMMGVDPAVIDPEGHGWGDEE; from the coding sequence ATCCGGGGCACTCTCCTTCCGCCGGACGTGCCCGCCTACGCCACCCGCGGCGACCGCTTCGACGATCTCGTCTTGGACGCCGTCGAGCATCTCGACCACCGGTGGTCCACTGAGCTCGCGGACGTCGAGTTCGCCGTCGAGGACGTACCGCCGGTGGCGGTGACCGATGACGAGATCCCGCTCGCCCATTACCAGCCGGCCGGCGGCAAGGGTCGGTCGGGAACCCCGCGACGCATCGTCGTCTACCGCCGCCCGATCGAGGCGCGGGCCGTCGACAGCGAGGACCTGGCCGAGCTCGTCCTCGATGCGATCATCCACGAGATGGCTGAGATGATGGGGGTCGACCCCGCCGTGATCGACCCGGAGGGCCACGGCTGGGGCGACGAGGAATAG
- a CDS encoding DUF3499 domain-containing protein: protein MKPRRCSRSACSAAAVATLTYAYAESTAVLGPLSPYVEPHSYDLCGTHADRLTVPLGWAVVRLEAEAPREGGREVAGDDLEALADAVREASRRGGPEPPQGPQAPPPGGRRGHLRAVPSPS from the coding sequence GTGAAGCCTCGGCGCTGCTCCCGCTCGGCCTGTTCCGCAGCCGCGGTCGCCACGCTCACGTACGCCTACGCGGAATCCACGGCGGTATTGGGCCCGCTCTCCCCGTACGTCGAACCACACTCCTACGATCTGTGCGGCACCCACGCGGATCGGCTCACCGTGCCGCTTGGCTGGGCTGTGGTCCGGCTCGAGGCCGAGGCACCCCGTGAGGGGGGTCGTGAGGTGGCCGGGGACGATCTGGAGGCCCTCGCGGACGCCGTGCGTGAGGCGTCCCGGCGGGGAGGGCCGGAGCCCCCGCAGGGTCCGCAGGCCCCACCCCCGGGTGGCCGGCGGGGTCACCTGCGGGCCGTTCCCAGCCCGTCCTGA